TCAGCGGTAGGTAGTAACGCGGCGGCAGGCCGGTCTCGAACAGGATCCGCGGTTGCCGGGACTCCGCGACCGTCACCCCGTCCACCTCGACGCGCACGTGGCAGGACGAGGCGAGCACGTCCACCCGGGTGTAGGGATCGCGCGGGTGCACGTAGACGGGTTCGTCCTCCTCCAGCCACTCCTGCATCGCCGCCCAGTCCAACCTGATCAGACCGCGCAGCTCCTCGATGGGGGAATCCGGGTAGCGCAACGCCGCGCCCGGGGCGGTGGTCGAGGCGGCCTTCACGTCGTAACGCTCGCCGGTTCCGCGGCTCGGTGAGCGCTCCGTCACGCCGGTCGGCACCAGCGCGGCGCGGACGTCGTCCGCCGGGAAGTAGTAGGTCGGGTACTGCGGCTTCTCCCAGACCAGCCGGACCGCCCGGGAGTCGGCTATCACCTCGCCGCCGAGGACCGCGCGCACCCGTTTGGGGCTGACCTCGACCCGAACCCGTCCGCGCTGTTCCACCGCTGTCTCCTCCGCCCGACGCCGCCTTCCTGCAGGCGCCAACCACGGGACGGGGGTGGCTGTTCCGGGATCTTTGGTACTCGCGTGCCGTACCCGATAACCATTCGGGTCGTGTCTGCGTCATACTGGGTGCACACGGGTGCTCTCGGAGCGGCCGACCCGTGGACTCACCTGGCGATTTTCGCCGGGGGGCGGAATGCACGCCGATCCCTTGTGGATCCGGCGGCCGAGTCGTACCGGGGGCCCAACCACCCGGCTCGTCTCTCGCACGACTCCTGAAGGAGGAGTTGTTGGCTCGACCTCGGCAGGCCCCATCGGGTGCACGCCGTAGCGCCCCGCGCCCTGATCGCCGACCGCGTCCGCGGCAGGCCGAGGGCATCATGCCCGTGCTCGCGCGGACGGTGCGCGAGGTGGAGGCGTCCGTCGCGCGCGGCTCCGTGCCGTCCTCGGTGCGCACCAAATTCCAGGTGGTCGCCCTGTTGGTGCGCCAGGAACGCGCGCGGGTCCGATCGGACGAGAAGATCAACCAGGCCCAACGGACCGAAATGCTCAAGCGGCTGGACGGGATCGCGATGATCCTGGCGCAGACCGCGGCCCGGGACACCTCGCTGCTGGCCCTGCTGGCCGAGGACGCCGTGGTCTCCGAGGCGGCCCGGACGCTGACCCGGACCATGCTCGCCGACGCGGGCGTCGAGGTGACCCCCGAGGAGTTCCTGCCCCCGCCGCCGCCGACCCCGGTCGACCCGAGCCTCGAGCGCCGCGTGGTGCCGCAGGCGATCGTCTCGCGCCGGCTGGCCAACCCGTTCCTGGCCCCGGATTTCTCCGCGGTCCCGAAGACCAACACGCCGGTACGTCACCTGGCCACCTGGGAGCTGCTCGGCCCGTTGTTCCGCGCCTTCGAGGAGGCCTCCGACGGCGCGATCGCCTGCATGCCGCTGCCCGCCCGCTCCATCCAACGGGTGGCCAGCGGGGTGGAGCTGATGCCACATCAGGCCCAGATGGTTGCCGCCGCAGCCGCGGGTCACCGGACCTTCCTGCTCGCCGACGAGCCGGGCCTGGGCAAGACCGCGCAGGCGCTGCTCGCCGCACAGGCGACGAATGCCTATCCACTGCTGGCCGTGGTGCCGAACGTGGTCAAGACCAACTGGGCGCGCGAGGTGGGTCTGTGGACCCCTAATCGCTCGGCCACCGTGATCCACGGCAACGGCGACACCATCGACGGGTTCGCCGACATCGTGATCGTCAACTACGAGGTGCTGGACCGCCACGTGGGGTGGATCGGCGATTTCGGCTTCCGCGGGATGGTCGTCGACGAGGCGCACTTCATCAAGAACAAGACCTCCCAGCGCTCACAGCACGTGCTGGAACTCGCCGACCGCATCCGCGCGCGTACGCCGCGGCCGCTGTTGATGGCATTGACCGGTACCCCGCTGATCAACGACATCGAGGACTTCCGGGCGATCTGGCAGTTCCTCGGCTGGATTGACGAGAAAAAGCCGCTGCGCGAGCTGATGCATTCCCTCGAGGACACCAACCTGACGCCGATCGACCCCGGCTTCTACCCCGCCGCCCGCAAAGCCGTGATCGACATGGGCATCGTCCGGCGCCGCAAGATCGACGTGGCCGCGGACATCCCGGCCCGGCGTATCGCCGATCTGCCGGTCGAGCTCGACGACAAGGCCGCGCGCTCGATCCGGCTGGCCGAGCAGCGGCTGGCCAAGCGCATGGTCTCCCGGTACCGCGCGGCGCTGGAGACGCGGCATGCCGGGGTGATCGTGGAGGGCATCGACCACGACCTGGTGCGCACCATCGCCAACCGGGAGCGCAAGGAAGCGACCACCAGTAAGACCGACGGAAACGTGTTCGGCATGATGCGCAAGATCGGCCAGGCGAAGGCCGTGCTCGCCGCCGACTACGCCGCACAGCTGGCCCGCAGCGCGGGCAAGGTGGTGTTCTTCGCCAAGCACATCGACGTCATGGACGCGGCCGAGGAGACCTTCACCAAGGCCGACATTCGCTACTCCTCGATCCGCGGCGATCAGACCTCGAAGGCGCGCCAGAAGGAGATCGACGCCTTCGTCAACGACCCCGAGGTCGCCATCGCGGTGTGTTCGCTGACCGCCGCCGGCGTCGGCATCAACCTGCAGGTCGCCTCCAACATCGTGCTCGCCGAGCTGTCCTGGACCGACGCCGAGCAGACGCAGGCCATCGACCGCAGCCACCGCATCGGCCAGACCATGC
The window above is part of the Sporichthyaceae bacterium genome. Proteins encoded here:
- a CDS encoding DEAD/DEAH box helicase, whose protein sequence is MPVLARTVREVEASVARGSVPSSVRTKFQVVALLVRQERARVRSDEKINQAQRTEMLKRLDGIAMILAQTAARDTSLLALLAEDAVVSEAARTLTRTMLADAGVEVTPEEFLPPPPPTPVDPSLERRVVPQAIVSRRLANPFLAPDFSAVPKTNTPVRHLATWELLGPLFRAFEEASDGAIACMPLPARSIQRVASGVELMPHQAQMVAAAAAGHRTFLLADEPGLGKTAQALLAAQATNAYPLLAVVPNVVKTNWAREVGLWTPNRSATVIHGNGDTIDGFADIVIVNYEVLDRHVGWIGDFGFRGMVVDEAHFIKNKTSQRSQHVLELADRIRARTPRPLLMALTGTPLINDIEDFRAIWQFLGWIDEKKPLRELMHSLEDTNLTPIDPGFYPAARKAVIDMGIVRRRKIDVAADIPARRIADLPVELDDKAARSIRLAEQRLAKRMVSRYRAALETRHAGVIVEGIDHDLVRTIANRERKEATTSKTDGNVFGMMRKIGQAKAVLAADYAAQLARSAGKVVFFAKHIDVMDAAEETFTKADIRYSSIRGDQTSKARQKEIDAFVNDPEVAIAVCSLTAAGVGINLQVASNIVLAELSWTDAEQTQAIDRSHRIGQTMPVTAWRIIAAQTIDARIAELIDSKAGLAARALDGSDEEISSSVDVQLEALVALLTEALAEPA
- a CDS encoding DUF427 domain-containing protein, with product MEQRGRVRVEVSPKRVRAVLGGEVIADSRAVRLVWEKPQYPTYYFPADDVRAALVPTGVTERSPSRGTGERYDVKAASTTAPGAALRYPDSPIEELRGLIRLDWAAMQEWLEEDEPVYVHPRDPYTRVDVLASSCHVRVEVDGVTVAESRQPRILFETGLPPRYYLPL